GCCTTTTTGGTTTTAACAAATAAAGGAGATAGTTTTTCAGGCGAAATCTTTACCGAATCTTCCTTAGGACAAACAACACAGCTGATGATTCAACAGCTATTGACGCAAATGCAGTCAAATGTGCGGGCCCAAAAGATGGGACTATCAGCCCAAGAGGTGGGCTCATTGAGTCAAACAGCCCAATTAACGACGCAAAAAGTTTCCTTTGATAAGTCTGGTACAATGACCTCAGAAGACGATCATAGCAGTTTGCAGATGATTGTAACCAATGTTTCGGCCATTATCTTGTTTATCTTTGTCGTGACGTATTCTAGTATTATTGCCCAAGAAATCGCTTCTGAAAAAGGAACACGAATTATGGAAGTGATTTTATCAAGTACCAAAGCCCAAACTCATTTTTATGGGAAATTAACCGGGGTCTTATTGGTTGCTTTAACACAGTTGTTAATTTATGGGCTTATGATTATTTTTGGGTATCAAAAATTCAAAGATATGGACATCGTCAAACAATTTTTAGGTGATGCATCTTTGGAATCTCTCTTTGGTCCATTTTTGATTTTTTCAGCGATCTTTGTAATCTTAGGGATTTTGTTGTACGCCGTTTTAGCGGCATTGTGTGGTTCTTTAGTCAACAAGGCAGAAGATACTTCAAAAGCGATTATCCCAGTCACTTATTTATCCATGGGAGCTTACTTTTTAGCCTTATTTGTCGGAATGTTTGATCCACAAAATATCGCGCTGAAAATTTGTTCCTATATTCCTTTCTTTTCATCATTTGCAATGCCAGTTCGTCTGGCTAATGATACAGCCAGCATTTCCAGTGCGATTGTTTCTGTCGTGATTTTAGCCGTCTTTACTGTTTTTCTTATGCTGATTTCATCGGGTTTGTACAAATCAAATGTCTTGGTTTACAACGAAAACGGCGTTATTGCAGCCTTGAAACAATCTTTAAGTATGATGAAAGCAGAAAAGAAGTAAGAAATTTAGGCAATTATCACACGGAATAAGTGAATAGAGTTGAGATTAATAAATAGCGTCACCCCTACTTTTTCTTCTAAAGTTGAGGCAAATTAAAAAGCAGCTTACTATTAGCTCGTTAACACTTAAGTTAGCGGACAAATTAGATAAGCTGCTTTTATTTAAAAGGATTTCATTCCCCTTTTTTTAGGCGAATTTATTAACAAAATACTCAAAAAATGCGCGTTCTTTTTCGATGGTGAAATAAGCCAACTCTGGATGCCACTGGACACCCATGACCGGGGATTTGACACTTTCAATTCCTTCAATGACTCCATCAGGTGCCGTTGCAGTTACGACAAATTCTGCTGCTAATTCGTCGATTACCTGATGATGAAAGGAATTAACTTGATAATTTTGCGGTAAAAATTCAGCTAAACGACTGTTCATATTAATTTCAACAGGATGGGTGGGAAGTTCAAATGGTGTTGGTACCTGTACGTGTTTTAAGAGGGGTTCTTTGGCTAAGCTTAAATCTTGTAGTAAGGTCCCACCAAAGGCGACATTTAATAACTGCATCCCACGACATACGCCGATAACAGGTTTGCCGGCCTTGACTGCTTCTTTTACCAGCGCCATTTCAAAGAGATCGCGTCTGTGATTGGTCGCACCTAATTTTTGGTGAGGTAATGCACCGTAACTTTCTGGGGATACGTCTTGGCCACCGGCTAAAAGTAATTTATCGATTTTTTGTATGTAGCTTTTTGCATCTTCAATTGTGCCGATGGGCAACAATAAAGGTAAGCCGCCAGCATTTTGAACACCAGTGACAAAGTTTTTTGGCGTGTAGCTAATCCAGTGACTATCAGTGTCTATCATGGTCTGTTCATTTGC
The DNA window shown above is from Enterococcus montenegrensis and carries:
- a CDS encoding ABC transporter permease; its protein translation is MSKFWVIAKDVYKKNVKSVSFLILILAPFLMGAFYYFTGQLAGSSDVNTIGVYSEDAALGQAFTQLDHKDYDFKVVPSKKAAEKDLAKEKLDAFLVLTNKGDSFSGEIFTESSLGQTTQLMIQQLLTQMQSNVRAQKMGLSAQEVGSLSQTAQLTTQKVSFDKSGTMTSEDDHSSLQMIVTNVSAIILFIFVVTYSSIIAQEIASEKGTRIMEVILSSTKAQTHFYGKLTGVLLVALTQLLIYGLMIIFGYQKFKDMDIVKQFLGDASLESLFGPFLIFSAIFVILGILLYAVLAALCGSLVNKAEDTSKAIIPVTYLSMGAYFLALFVGMFDPQNIALKICSYIPFFSSFAMPVRLANDTASISSAIVSVVILAVFTVFLMLISSGLYKSNVLVYNENGVIAALKQSLSMMKAEKK
- a CDS encoding gamma-glutamyl-gamma-aminobutyrate hydrolase family protein gives rise to the protein MKPVIGIAANEQTMIDTDSHWISYTPKNFVTGVQNAGGLPLLLPIGTIEDAKSYIQKIDKLLLAGGQDVSPESYGALPHQKLGATNHRRDLFEMALVKEAVKAGKPVIGVCRGMQLLNVAFGGTLLQDLSLAKEPLLKHVQVPTPFELPTHPVEINMNSRLAEFLPQNYQVNSFHHQVIDELAAEFVVTATAPDGVIEGIESVKSPVMGVQWHPELAYFTIEKERAFFEYFVNKFA